A genomic segment from Microbulbifer elongatus encodes:
- a CDS encoding oxidative damage protection protein yields the protein MSRTVFCRKYQEELEGLPNPPFPGPKGQDIYDNVSAKAWQEWMAHQTMLINEKRLNMMEPSSRAYLAEQMGKFFSGEDYDDAEGFVPEQDGDK from the coding sequence ATGTCCCGTACCGTCTTCTGTCGCAAATACCAGGAAGAACTCGAAGGCCTTCCCAACCCGCCGTTCCCGGGGCCCAAGGGTCAGGACATCTACGACAATGTCTCCGCCAAAGCCTGGCAGGAGTGGATGGCCCATCAGACCATGCTGATCAACGAAAAGCGCCTCAACATGATGGAACCCTCGTCCCGCGCCTACCTGGCCGAACAGATGGGCAAGTTCTTCAGTGGCGAAGACTACGACGACGCCGAAGGCTTCGTCCCCGAGCAAGACGGCGACAAGTAA